Within the Arthrobacter sp. UKPF54-2 genome, the region GTGCGCCGAGGGCCATGAAGAGCAGGGAGCCCAGGAAACCCCAGACGCCGAATGCGAAGGACATAAAGGCCAGGAAGGCGCCGGCGGCAAGGCCGACTACGGTCAGGTTCACTGGAGTGCCTCTCTCACGGGCCGGGTTTCGCCGGGGGCCGGCGGCTTGGGTGGGCCGGGGACGAAGACGTCGTGGATTTCAATGTTGACTTCGATGACCTGGAGGCCGACGAGTTCCTCCACGGCGGTGTAGACCGCGGCGCGGATCTGGTCCGCCAGGGGATGCAGCGGGGTGCCGTAGAGCGCCACGAGGTCAATGTCCACGGCCACCTGGGTCTCGCCCACCTCGGCGCGCACCCCGGCGGCGTGGTCCGTGCTGCCGACGGCGTCGCGGAAGGCGCCGAGGGCGCGGGACGGGCCGCTGCCGAGCGAGTACACCCCGGGGACGGCCCGGGCGGCGATGCCGGCCACCTTGGCGACGGCGGCTTCGGATATCACGGTGCGGCCGGTCGCGGCACGCGCCGTCTCCGGCGGGCCCGCCTCAAGGCCCGGCGCGGATTGAGGATCCTGGTACTCCATCTGGCACTCCCCCTTCTCTTTGACACCACCCTAGTCCTTGGGGGCGACCGTGGGGCCGGATCGGCGGGATTTAGGACGGGCCGCCGGGGTTGAGTCGGCCGGCCGCCGGGGTTGAGCCGCCTACTTGCAGTTGGCGGCGATCCAGCCCGTCACCGGTGCCATGGCGTCCTGGAACTTGCCGCTGGAGTAGACGGTCTGGTCGCTCAGGCCGGCCACGGCTACCTGGTTGAGTTTTGCGAAGTCGGCCTTCAGGCTGTCCGGGACCCGCTCGGCCGTGCGGCTCAGTTCGGCCTTGAGCTGTTCGAGTTCGGCAGTCTTGCCCTGCGCCGCCGAGAGCGGGAACAGGGACGCGCCGGTAGCCTGCTCCGAAATCGTCTTGCACGCCTCGGCCGCCGTCGGGAAGTCGCCGTAGGGGCCCGAGGACTTGGTGGGGCTGGGCGTTGCGGAGGCGGACGCTGCCGGGGCGGAGGACGACGGCGGCGCCGCGGCTTCCGGCGCCGAACAGGCGGTCAAGGCCAGGGCGGCGAGCAGGGCGGCGGCGGTCAGCGGGCGTGCAGTCTTTTTCAAAGTCACTCTTCTGGTCGAGATTGCGCCGCGGCCCCGTCCTCAGGACGGACCGCGGCAATGGCGTCTTCCCCAGCGTGCGAGTTTAGCCGGGTCTGTCGGCGTGTCTCCAAACCCGGCCCCCGCCGTCGAGCACTCATCGATTGCTCCGTAAGCGCCGTTTTGGCGTCCCAAAAGGGCCACTACGGAGCAACGGATGGAGGTGCCGGGCCGCGGGGTGAAAGATCGATCCGCTAGGATCGGCGTCGAACGAGGCGGCGGCGGTGCCCGGCGATCCACCTCAGCCAACGACTGGATGCGACGGACCTAGTCCGGGGAACAGAAGGGTGCACCTCTGAGATGATTGCGCTGCTGCTTGCTGCGGGCTTGGCCCTGATCTTGGCGTTGGGCGGCACGCCGGTGCTCGCCCGCTACCTGGTGAAGAAGAACTACGGCCAGTTCATCCGCGACGACGGGCCCACCTCGCACCACACCAAGCGAGGCACTCCCACCATGGGCGGGGTATGGATCATTGGTTCCGTGGTCATCGCCTACTTCGCAACCCACGGCATCATGACGATGCTTGGAGTGGCCTCGGCAGGCCCAACTGCCTCGGGACTTCTGCTGCTCATGGTCACCGTCGGCATGGGCCTTGTGGGCTTCTTCGATGACTACATCAAGGTTTCCAAACAGCGCAGCCTCGGGCTCACTGCGCCGGCGAAGATCATCGGCCAGACGGCGGTCGGGGCCACGTTCGCCATCCTCGCCCTCAGCTTTCCCGACGAGAACGGCCGCACGCCCGGCTCCACCGCAATCTCCTTCGTCCGGGACACGCCGTTCGACTTAGCCTTTGCCGGGCCGCTGATCGGCGCCATCTTGTTCATCCTGTGGTCCATCTTGATGCTCACAGGGGCATCCAACGGCGTGAACATCACCGACGGGCTCGACGGCCTCGCCGCGGGGGCGTCGATCCTAGTCTTCGGTGCTTACATGCTGATGGGCATCTGGCAGTTCAACCAACGATGCGCTGATCCCAGTGTCCCCGCCAATATCTGCTACCAAGTGCGGGATCCGCTGGACCTGGCCCTGATAGCCGCCGCACTGTGCGGCTCGCTCGTCGGATTCCTCTGGTGGAACACCACGCCGGCGAAGATCATCATGGGCGATACCGGGTCACTCGCCCTCGGTGGCGCCATCGCGGGGTTCGCCATTTTGTCGCGCACCCAGCTGCTCCTGGTCATCATGGCCGGGCTGTTCGTGATGATCACCCTGTCCGTCATCATCCAGGTGGGCTTCTTCAAACTCTCCGGAGGCAAGCGCGTCTTCCTCATGACGCCGCTGCATCACCACTTTGAATTGAAGGGCTGGGAACAGGTGACCGTGGTGGCCCGCTTCTGGATTATTGCGGGCTTGTTCGTCGCCGCCGCCCTTGGGATCTTCTACGCAGAATGGGTTGTACTGCTGTAAACGAAAAACCCCGGCCGCGCCCTGCACCGGGGGAATAGGAGCCTCCGCCGCCCTGTTGGGCTTTGGTGTGAAGAAGATCGGATTCCTGTCCTTCGGCCATTGGACCGACCACCCAGAATCCGGCACGCGCACAGCGGCGGACGCGCTGCTGCAGGCGATCGACCTCGCCGTCGCGGCCGAGGAACTGGGGGCGGACGGCGCGTACTTCCGCGTCCACCACTTCGCCCAGCAATATGCGTCCCCATTCCCGCTGCTTGCTGCGATCGGGGCAAGGACCAGCCGCATCGAGATCGGTACCGGCGTGATCGACATGCGCTACGAGAACCCGCTCTACATGGCGGAGGACGCCGGCGCGGCAGACCTGATCTCCGGGGGCCGGCTGCAGCTGGGCATCAGCAGGGGGTCACCCGAGCAGGTCATCGAGGGCTGGCGCCACTTTGGCTTCGCTCCCGCTGCGGGCGAGTCCGACGCCGACATGGGCCGCCGGCACACCGAGCGTCTGCTCGAGGTGCTCACTGGTGAGGGATTTGCGGCGCCGAATCCGCGCCCGATGTTCCCGAACCCACCCGGTCTGCTGCGCGTGGAGCCGCACTCGGAGGGTCTGCGCGAGCGTATCTGGTGGGGTTCCGGCTCGAACGCCACTGCCGTCTGGGCAGCCAAGCTTGGCATGAACCTGCAGAGCTCCACGCTCAAGGACGACGAGAGCGGCAAGCCGTTCCACATCCAGCAGGCGGAGCAGATCGAGCTCTACCGGCAGGCCTGGAAGGAAGCCGGGCACGAGCGGGAACCGCGCGTTTCGGTCAGTCGCAGCATCTTCGCACTCACGGACGAACGCGACTGGCACTACTTTGGCCGGGACCGCCGGAGTTCGGACCAGGTGGGCAACATCGACGAGAAGACCCGGGCAATTTTTGGCCGGTCCTACGCGGGCGCACCGGACGAACTTGCCGCCAAGCTGGCCGAAGACGAGGCGATCGCAGCCGCAGACACGCTGCTGCTCACTGTCCCGAACCAGCTTGGTGTCGACTACAACGCCCACGTGATCGAATCCATACTCCAGCACGTGGCGCCGCAGCTCGGCTGGCGCTGAGCCGCCCGGACGGCGAGAGGACGACTTCCCGACGTCGGCGCCCCGCCGTCCGCGCCGGCCCACGCTTCACGCTGGCAACGAAAAAACCCCGCAGTTCCCGTGTAAACACTGGGAACTGCGGGGTTCTAGCTGGTGGCTCCGACCGGCGTCGATCCGGTGACCTTTCGATTTTCAGTCGAACGCTCTACCAACTGAGCTACAGAGCCTAGGTGACGTGTCACCTTGACGGCCGGAATTTCTTCTGGCAATCAGAGCGACCCTGACGGGACTTGAACCCGCGACCTCCGCCGTGACAGGGCGGCGCGCTAACCAACTGCGCTACAGGGCCTTACTTTTACTACTGTTTCTTGCTGCTTGCAGTATCGCTACTGCAATTTTTCAAGGCCTTTAGCCTACCAGACTTTTTCATCCGGCTTGACCAGTTCCTTGCGTACCCCCAACGGGATTCGAACCCGTGCCGCCGCCGTGAAAGGGCGGTGTCCTAGGCCGCTAGACGATGGGGGCCAGGACGCCATCCGGTAGACCCACTGAAACGAGGGCAAAAAACAAGGGTCGAAGCCTTCCGTTTTGCGCCCTTCGGGTTCCTCCGAACTGGACCTATAAAACTATAGGGCCAACTTCCGGAAACTCCAAAATCGGCCCCGGAACCCGGGAATACGCCCCGGTCAAGGTCTGGACAAGGCGGGTGCGGCTGTGCGGATGATGGGCAGATGGACGCCGTCGCTGCCCTGACCGAGATCGCCTTTTGGCTCGAACGCGAGCGTGCCACCACCTTCAAAGTCCAGGCCTTCCGGAAGGCGGCCGATCTGATCGCCGGCCTCCCGCCCGAGGAACTGGCCGCGAGGAGGCGGGACGGCCGGCTCAAGCGCACGAAGGGGATCGGCGACCGGACGTTCGAGGTGATCGCCCAGGCCGTCGACGGCGGGGTCCCCGACTACCTCGCGGACCTGCGCGAACGCGGCGCCACCCCGCTCGCAGAGGGCGGTCACGAACTGCTGGCCGGCCTCCGCGGGGACCTGCACACGCACAGTCACTGGTCCGACGGCGGGTCCCCGGTGGAGGCCATGGTGGATGCTGCCCGGATGCTGGGCCGCGAGTACCTGGCCCTGACCGACCACTCGCCCACGCTGCGGATCGCGAACGGCCTGAGCGCCGAACGCCTGAGCGAACAGCTGGACCTGGTCGCCACGATCGATGCCGGCAACCCGGGTGTCCGCCTGCTTTCCGGCATCGAGGTGGACATCCTGGAGGACGGGACACTGGACCAGACCCCGGAACTGTTGGACCGCCTGGACGTTGTGGTGGCGAGTGTGCACTCGAAGCTCCGCGCGGACAGCCGGACCATGACCCGGCGGATGCTGGCCGGAATCGAGGACCCGCACACCCGGGTGCTGGGCCACTGCACCGGCCGGCTCCTGAGCGGCTCGCGGGGGGCGCGGCCGGCGTCGGAGTTCGATGCGAAACGGGTGTTCGCGGCCTGCGCAGACCACGACGTCGCCGTCGAGATCAACGCCCGGCCGGAGCGCCAGGACCCGCCGGATGAACTGATCCAACTGGCGCTCGACGCCGGCTGCCTCTTCAGCATTGACAGCGACGCGCACGCCCCGGGCCAGCTGGACTTCCTGCAGTACGGCGCGGAGCGGGCCGCCCGGAACAACGTGCCCGCGGAGCGGATCATCACCACCTGGCCCGTGGACCGGCTGCTGGCCTGGTCCCGGCGAGGCAAGTAGGCGCGGCGACGAGGTACGGCCAGGCCAGGCCAAACGGCCGCGCCGCTCAGGCCAGCAGCAACACGGCCAGGGTCACCATCACGACGGCGATCACGGCGTCGAGCACCCGCCACGCCGCCCGGCGCCGGAACAGCTCGGTCAGGAACCGTGCCCCTGCGCCGAGCGCGGTGAACCACGCGATGCTGCCCAGGCCCGCCCCGGCGGCGAACCACCACCGCCCGGATTCGCCCTGGGCAGTCGCGAGCGAGCCGAGGAGCAGCACGGTGTCCAAGTAGACGTGGGGGTTGAGCCAGGTGAAGGCGAGGCAGGTGGCCAGCACGGCCGCCCGGCTGCCGGCGGGTTTGTCTCCGGCCTGGTCCAGCTGCTGCCCGCGGACCGCCCGCCAGGCCGCGAGCGCCCCATAGGCGAGCAGGAAGGCGCCCCCGGCCCACCGGATCACCACCAGGGCGGCCGGCGCCCGGTCCAGCAGGACGCCGATGCCGGCGACGCCCAGCAGGATCAGCAGCAGGTCCGACACGGCGCAGACTGCCACCACCGTGGCGACGTGGGAGCGTTGGATGCCCTGGCGCAGCACGAAGGCGTTCTGCGCGCCGATGGCGACGATGAGGGACAGCCCGGCGGACAGGCCGGAAACCAGGGGGAAGATCACTGTTCCACGGTAGGGTCCGCATCCAGATGAAACCAGTTAAACTTTCTGCGCATACATAAGATGAGCTAATGATCGACATCTCGCCCGAACAGGCCCGGACGCTGGCGGCCATCATCACGCATGGCAGCTTCGACGCGGCGGCCGCCCACTTGTCCGTGACTCCCTCGGCCATCAGCCAGCGGATCCGTGCCGTCGAGGCAGCCGTCGGCCGTCCGGTGCTGACCCGGGCCCGGCCGCCGGGGCTCACGGAGTCCGGCCAGGCCGTGGTGCGGTTCGCCCGGCAGCTGGAGTTGCTCTCCGCGGACCTCGCCGAGGAGCTGGAGCCGGCGGAACCCCACGGGCGGACGCGCCTGACCCTGGTGATCAACAGCGATTCACTGCACACCTGGGCCCTGGCCGGCCTGGCAGCAGTCGGGGACACCATCCAGCTGGAGATCCTCCGCGAGGACCAGGAGCACTCGCTGGACCTCCTGCGTGCCGGCGCCGCGGCTGCCGCGATCACGGCGACGGCGGCGCCGGTCCCGGGCTGTTCCTCGCGCAGGCTGGGCGTGATGCGCTACTTGCCGGTCTGCGCGCCGGAGTTTTCCCGCCGCTGGTTTGAATCCGGCGTCACGGCGGCGGCGCTGGCCCAGGCCCCGGTGCTGGTCTATGACCGCAAGGACGATCTGCAGGACCGCTGGTTGCGCCGCTTCAGTCCCTCAGCCCTCCAGCCGCCGCGGCACTACGTCCCGGCCGCCCAGGAGTTTGGTGACGCCATCCGCTGGAGCATGGGGTGGGGCCTGATGCCCGAGATCGAAATCGGCGAGGACCTCCGGGCCGGGGCACTGGAGCTCCTCGGTCCCGCCACCCCCGTGGACGTCGCCCTGTACTGGCAGCAGTGGCGGCGGGGTTCGGCGGCGCTGGGCGAGGTGGCGGACGCCGTCCAGGCGGCCGCCCGCGTCCTCCGGTGAGGCCGGCCGGACCCCTGCCGGACCAGCGCCCGGAACATTGGCAGGAAACCGACTAGACCTGACCGATTTCCGCCAGCCGCCGGCCCGCCGCTCGGGCTAGATTGGCAGCATGGCAACAACCGCCGCGACAGGCTCCCCCACTCCGGACAGCACCCACCCGGGCACCACGATCCCGGACAGCACCCACCCCAACAGCACCCACGAAGCGGCCTCGCATGCCGCCCCGCCCGCCGCGGCCAAGGCGCCCCTCCGGCCGGGACAGATCAGCGGGCTCGGCATCGCCGCCGTGGTGGTCACCGTGGTGCTGTGGGCCTCCGCCTTCGTGGGCATCCGGGCCGTCGGACCCAGCTTCTCCCCCGGGGCGCTGACCCTGGGCCGGCTTTCGGTGGCCGCCGTCGTGCTGGGCCTGGTGGTGTTGCCGCAGTTCCGCAGGGCGGCCGTGTTCCCCAGGGGCCGCGAGTGGTGGCCCATCCTGGCCTACGGCGTGATGTGGTTTGGCGGCTACAACGTTGCCTTGAACGCCGCCGAGCACATGCTCGACGCCGGCACGGCCGCCCTGCTGATCAACGTCAACCCCATTCTGGTGGCCGTGATGGCCGGGATCATCCTGAAGGAAGGCTTCCCGCGCTGGCTGATCATCGGCAGCCTGGTCGCGTTCGGCGGCGTCGCGGTGATTGCCCTCGGTTCCGGCCAGCGCTCGACGGCGGATGTCGCCGGGGTGCTGCTCTGCCTGCTCGCCGCCGCCCTCGCCGCGGTCAGCGTCATCGTGCAGAAGCCGGTGTTGCGGAAGTTCCCCGCGGCCCAGGCCACGTGGTTCGGCATCATGGTGGGCGCCGTGTGCTGCCTGCCTTTCAGCGGCCAGCTCGTCGCCGAACTGCAGGCCGCGCCGCTGCCCGCGACGCTGGGCCTGGTCTACCTCGGCGTCTTCCCCACCGCGATCGCATTCACCACCTGGGCCTACGCCCTCTCCCTGATCGACGCCGGACGGCTCGCCGCCACCACCTACCTGGTGCCGGGCACCACGATCCTGATCTCCTGGCTGGTGCTGGGCGAAATTCCCACCATCTGGGGCCTGGTGGGCGGCGTGATCTGCCTCGCCGGCGTCTCCCTGACCCGGCGCCGGTCCCGCCCGTTTTCCCGCCGGGCTTCCGGGCCGGCCACGAAGCCGGGGGCATAGAGTTCTGAGTATGCCCGCTTCCCTGCCACCCGGCCTGCCGATCGTGCCCGACGGAAACGACTCCGGAAACGACGGCGACGGCGAGCGCACCGGGAATCAGGGCGGGCCGTTCCCGATGTCCGAGGACGAGTTCGAAGCCGCGGTGGGCGACGCCCTGGACCAGATCCCGCCGGAACTGGCGAAGACGATGAACAACGTGGCCGTCTTCATAGAGGACGACTACATCCCGCAGCATGGCGAGGACCCGGACACCGTGCTGCTGGGCCTGTACGAGGG harbors:
- a CDS encoding Asp23/Gls24 family envelope stress response protein; the protein is MEYQDPQSAPGLEAGPPETARAATGRTVISEAAVAKVAGIAARAVPGVYSLGSGPSRALGAFRDAVGSTDHAAGVRAEVGETQVAVDIDLVALYGTPLHPLADQIRAAVYTAVEELVGLQVIEVNIEIHDVFVPGPPKPPAPGETRPVREALQ
- the mraY gene encoding phospho-N-acetylmuramoyl-pentapeptide-transferase, which translates into the protein MIALLLAAGLALILALGGTPVLARYLVKKNYGQFIRDDGPTSHHTKRGTPTMGGVWIIGSVVIAYFATHGIMTMLGVASAGPTASGLLLLMVTVGMGLVGFFDDYIKVSKQRSLGLTAPAKIIGQTAVGATFAILALSFPDENGRTPGSTAISFVRDTPFDLAFAGPLIGAILFILWSILMLTGASNGVNITDGLDGLAAGASILVFGAYMLMGIWQFNQRCADPSVPANICYQVRDPLDLALIAAALCGSLVGFLWWNTTPAKIIMGDTGSLALGGAIAGFAILSRTQLLLVIMAGLFVMITLSVIIQVGFFKLSGGKRVFLMTPLHHHFELKGWEQVTVVARFWIIAGLFVAAALGIFYAEWVVLL
- a CDS encoding LLM class flavin-dependent oxidoreductase: MKKIGFLSFGHWTDHPESGTRTAADALLQAIDLAVAAEELGADGAYFRVHHFAQQYASPFPLLAAIGARTSRIEIGTGVIDMRYENPLYMAEDAGAADLISGGRLQLGISRGSPEQVIEGWRHFGFAPAAGESDADMGRRHTERLLEVLTGEGFAAPNPRPMFPNPPGLLRVEPHSEGLRERIWWGSGSNATAVWAAKLGMNLQSSTLKDDESGKPFHIQQAEQIELYRQAWKEAGHEREPRVSVSRSIFALTDERDWHYFGRDRRSSDQVGNIDEKTRAIFGRSYAGAPDELAAKLAEDEAIAAADTLLLTVPNQLGVDYNAHVIESILQHVAPQLGWR
- a CDS encoding PHP domain-containing protein; this encodes MDAVAALTEIAFWLERERATTFKVQAFRKAADLIAGLPPEELAARRRDGRLKRTKGIGDRTFEVIAQAVDGGVPDYLADLRERGATPLAEGGHELLAGLRGDLHTHSHWSDGGSPVEAMVDAARMLGREYLALTDHSPTLRIANGLSAERLSEQLDLVATIDAGNPGVRLLSGIEVDILEDGTLDQTPELLDRLDVVVASVHSKLRADSRTMTRRMLAGIEDPHTRVLGHCTGRLLSGSRGARPASEFDAKRVFAACADHDVAVEINARPERQDPPDELIQLALDAGCLFSIDSDAHAPGQLDFLQYGAERAARNNVPAERIITTWPVDRLLAWSRRGK
- a CDS encoding LysE/ArgO family amino acid transporter encodes the protein MIFPLVSGLSAGLSLIVAIGAQNAFVLRQGIQRSHVATVVAVCAVSDLLLILLGVAGIGVLLDRAPAALVVIRWAGGAFLLAYGALAAWRAVRGQQLDQAGDKPAGSRAAVLATCLAFTWLNPHVYLDTVLLLGSLATAQGESGRWWFAAGAGLGSIAWFTALGAGARFLTELFRRRAAWRVLDAVIAVVMVTLAVLLLA
- a CDS encoding ArgP/LysG family DNA-binding transcriptional regulator, with product MIDISPEQARTLAAIITHGSFDAAAAHLSVTPSAISQRIRAVEAAVGRPVLTRARPPGLTESGQAVVRFARQLELLSADLAEELEPAEPHGRTRLTLVINSDSLHTWALAGLAAVGDTIQLEILREDQEHSLDLLRAGAAAAAITATAAPVPGCSSRRLGVMRYLPVCAPEFSRRWFESGVTAAALAQAPVLVYDRKDDLQDRWLRRFSPSALQPPRHYVPAAQEFGDAIRWSMGWGLMPEIEIGEDLRAGALELLGPATPVDVALYWQQWRRGSAALGEVADAVQAAARVLR
- a CDS encoding DMT family transporter, with amino-acid sequence MATTAATGSPTPDSTHPGTTIPDSTHPNSTHEAASHAAPPAAAKAPLRPGQISGLGIAAVVVTVVLWASAFVGIRAVGPSFSPGALTLGRLSVAAVVLGLVVLPQFRRAAVFPRGREWWPILAYGVMWFGGYNVALNAAEHMLDAGTAALLINVNPILVAVMAGIILKEGFPRWLIIGSLVAFGGVAVIALGSGQRSTADVAGVLLCLLAAALAAVSVIVQKPVLRKFPAAQATWFGIMVGAVCCLPFSGQLVAELQAAPLPATLGLVYLGVFPTAIAFTTWAYALSLIDAGRLAATTYLVPGTTILISWLVLGEIPTIWGLVGGVICLAGVSLTRRRSRPFSRRASGPATKPGA
- a CDS encoding metallopeptidase family protein, translating into MPASLPPGLPIVPDGNDSGNDGDGERTGNQGGPFPMSEDEFEAAVGDALDQIPPELAKTMNNVAVFIEDDYIPQHGEDPDTVLLGLYEGVPLTERDSWWDAGSLPDRITIYRRPILELCASRADVVEEVTVTVVHEIAHHFGISDERLHELGWG